A genomic region of Pelodiscus sinensis isolate JC-2024 chromosome 1, ASM4963464v1, whole genome shotgun sequence contains the following coding sequences:
- the LOC142827726 gene encoding olfactory receptor 52M1-like encodes MSQSNATGSPNPSTFILLGIPGLEAVHVWISIPFTVMYAIAFLGNFIIMFIVKMEQSLHGPMYYFLCMLAATDLVLCTSIVPKMLSIFWFNDREINFNACLTQMFFIHCFTAVESGIFVTMALDRYVAICNPLRHSTILTTPIVIKIGLAMLLRGGLITLPCPLLARQWPYCRTNVILHTGCEHTAVVKLACADIRISSYYGLFAAVLQMGLDIFSIAVSYTLIIRAIISLPTKDARLKTFGTCGSHLCAILAFYIPCFFSVLTYRFGQNMALYFHILFPNVCILLPPMLNPIIYGVRTKQIRDRLLHFFTHKGT; translated from the coding sequence ATGTCACAATCCAATGCAACTggctcccccaacccctccaccttcatcttgTTGGGCATCCCTGGCCTAGAAGCGGtgcatgtctggatctccatccccttcacaGTGATGTACGCCATTGCCTTCTTGGGTAACTTCATCATCATGTTCATAGTGAAGATGGAGCAGAGTCTCCAtgggcccatgtactatttcctctgcatgctggctgccaCTGACCTGGTCCTGTGCACGTCCATAGtacccaaaatgctgagcatcttctggttcaatgaCCGAGAGATAAATTTCAATGCCTgtctcacccagatgttcttcattcactgcttcactgcagtggagtctgggatTTTCGTGACCATGGccttggatcgctacgtggccatctgcaaTCCCCTGAGACATTCTACCATTCTGACCACCCCCATTGTGATTAAGATCGGCCTGGCCATGTTGCTGCGTGGTGGCTTGATCACATTACCCTGTCCCTTGCTGgcgaggcagtggccatattgcagaaccaacgtCATCCTTCACACTGGCTGCGAGCACACAGCTGTGGTAAAGCTGGCCTGCGCTGACATCCGCATCAGTAGCTACTACGGCCTCTTTGCGGCCGTCTTGCAGATGGGTCTTGACATATTTTCTATAGCTGTGTCATATACCCTGATAATCAGGGCCATCATTAGCCTCCCCACCAAGGACGCCAGACttaagacttttgggacctgtggctcccacctctgtgccatcttagccttttacatcccatGTTTCTTCTCTGTCCTCACATACCGGTTTGGCCAGAATATGGCTTTGTATTTCCATATTCTTTTTCCTAATGTGTGCATCCTACTtccccccatgctgaaccccatcatctacggggtgaggaccaaacagatccgcgACAGGCTGCTGCATTTCTTTACACATAAAGGAACCTAA
- the LOC102450973 gene encoding olfactory receptor 52M1-like yields MSHSNATGSPNPSTFILLGIPGLEAAHVWISIPFSVMYAIAFFGNLTIMFIVKMEPSLHGPMYYFLCMLAATDVVQSTSTVPKMLSIFWFNDREINFSACLTQMFFIHCFLAVESGIFVAMALDRYVAICNPLRHSTILTTPIVSKIGLAMLLRCGLITLPCPLLARQWPYCRTNVILHTCCEHTAVVSLACTDIRISSYYGLFAAILLMGLDVLSIVVSYTLILRAIFSLPTKDARLKTFGTCGSHLCAILAFYIPCFFSVLTYRFGHNVALYFHVLFANVCLLLPPMLNPIIYGVRTKQIHDRLLHFLIHKGT; encoded by the coding sequence ATGTCACATTCCAATGCAACTGGCTCCCCCAATCCCTCCACCTTCATCTTGTTGGGCATCCCTGGCCTAGAggcagcccatgtctggatctccatccccttcagtGTGATGTACGCCATCGCTTTCTTCGGTAACCTCACCATCATGTTCATTGTGAAGATGGAGCCGAGTCTCCAtgggcccatgtactatttcctctgcatgctggctgccaCTGATGTGGTTCAGTCCACATCAACTGtacccaaaatgctgagcatcttctggttcaatgaCCGAGAGATAAATTTCAGTGCATgtctcacccagatgttcttcattcactgcttccttgcagtggagtctgggatcttcgtggccatggccttggatcgctacgtggccatctgcaaTCCCCTGAGACATTCTACCATTCTGACTACCCCCATTGTGAGCAAGATCGGCCTGGCCATGTTGCTGCGTTGTGGCTTGATCACATTGCCCTGTCCCTTGCTGgcgaggcagtggccatattgcagaaccaacgtCATCCTTCATACTTGCTGCGAGCACACAGCCGTGGTGAGTCTGGCCTGCACCGACATCCGCATCAGTAGCTACTATGGCCTCTTTGCGGCCATCTTGCTGATGGGTCTTGACGTGCTTTCTATAGTTGTGTCGTATACCCTGAtactcagggccatcttcagcctcccAACCAAGGACGCCAGACTTAAGACTTTTGGGACTTGtggctcccacctctgtgccatcTTAGCTTTTTACATCCCATGTTTCTTCTCTGTCCTCACATACCGGTTTGGTCACAATGTGGCTTTGTATTTCCATGTTCTCTTTGCTAATGtgtgcctcctgcttccccccatgctgaaccccatcatctatggggtgaggaccaaacagatccatGACAGGCTGCTGCATTTCCTTATCCATAAAGGAACCTAA
- the LOC102459908 gene encoding olfactory receptor 52M1-like: MSQSNATGSPNPSTFILLGIPGLEAVHVWISIPFTVMYAIAFLGNFIIMFIVKMEQSLHGPMYYFLCMLAATDLVLCTSIVPKMLSIFWFNDREINFSACLTQMFFIHCFTAVESGIFVAMALDRYVAICNPLRHSTILTTPIVSKIGLAMLLRGGLITLPCPLLARQWPYCRTNVILHTCCEHTAVVKLACADIRISSYYGLFVAVLQMGLDIFSIAVSYTLIIRAIISLPTKDARLKTFGTCGSHLCAILSFYIPCFFSVLTYRFGQNMALYFHILFPNVCILLPPMLNPIIYGVRTKQIRDRLLHFFTHKGT; the protein is encoded by the coding sequence ATGTCACAATCCAATGCAACTggctcccccaacccctccaccttcatcttgTTGGGCATCCCTGGCCTAGAAGCGGtgcatgtctggatctccatccccttcacaGTGATGTACGCCATTGCCTTCTTGGGTAACTTCATCATCATGTTCATAGTGAAGATGGAGCAGAGTCTCCAtgggcccatgtactatttcctctgcatgctggctgccaCTGACCTGGTCCTGTGCACGTCCATAGtacccaaaatgctgagcatcttctggttcaatgaCCGAGAGATAAATTTCAGTGCCTgtctcacccagatgttcttcattcactgcttcactgcagtggagtctgggatTTTCGTGGCCATGGccttggatcgctacgtggccatctgcaaTCCCCTGAGACATTCTACCATTCTGACCACCCCCATTGTGAGCAAGATCGGCCTGGCCATGTTGCTGCGTGGTGGCTTGATCACATTGCCCTGTCCCTTGCTGgcgaggcagtggccatattgcagaaccaacgtCATCCTTCACACTTGCTGCGAGCATACAGCTGTGGTAAAACTGGCCTGCGCTGACATCCGCATCAGTAgctactacggcctctttgtggCCGTCTTGCAGATGGGTCTTGACATATTTTCTATAGCTGTGTCATATACCCTGATAATCAGGGCCATCATTAGCCTCCCCACCAAGGACGCCAGACttaagacttttgggacctgtggctcccacctctgtgccatcTTATCCTTTTACATCCCATGTTTCTTCTCTGTCCTCACATACCGGTTTGGCCAGAATATGGCTTTGTATTTCCATATTCTTTTTCCTAACGTGTGCATCCTACTtccccccatgctgaaccccatcatctacggggtgaggaccaaacagatccgcgACAGGCTGCTGCATTTCTTTACGCATAAAGGAACCTAA